Below is a genomic region from Cellulomonas sp. P24.
CCTGCTGGCAGGAGCTGCGCTCGGGGCGTTGAACCTCGGCGTGGACGGGGTGCTGCGACCGGGGGTCGGCCGGATCGTCTACGGCACGATGATGGCCCTGCTCGTGGTGATGGGGATCTACTTCCTCCGGCTGCCGCGGCTGAGCTACCGCGCGGTCGCGCTGCTGATCGCGTACGGCAACGCGGTGTACGTCGTCGTCGCGCTCACGACGCTGAACGCGCACCTGTACGCCGGACCGCTGATGCTCCTGCTCGCCCTCACGGCGGGGGCGAGCTTCCTGGAGGCGCGAGGGTTCGTCGTCCAGCTGCTGGTGGTGCCGCCGATCTGCTGGGTCGGGCTCTCGAACTCCGAGCTCAACGGTCGCGCGCTGATGATCCAGGTCGTCGTGCAGAGCGGGGTGCTGATCCTCGCGGCGCTGCTCGTCTACGGCCTGCGCATGCGCAGCGAACGGCTCCTCCATGAGACCGAGCTGATGTCGACGACGGACCCGTTGACCGGGCTGTCGAACCGCCGGGCGGTCGAGATCGAGGCGGAGCGGCTCTGGCGTGAGGTCGACGAGGAGCGGGTGCTCCTCGCGGCGTTCGTCCTCGACCTGGACAGCTTCAAGGTCCTGAACGACAGCCACGGCCACGCGGCAGGCGACGAGGCGTTGCGGCTCGTCTCACGCGCGATCCGGGACTCGGCCGGGTCGGACGCCGTCGTCGCACGGATCGGTGGCGAGGAGATCCTGGTGCTCCGTCCGGTCGCGAGCGTCGCCGAGGTCCTCCTGCGCGGCGAGCAGCTGCGGTGCGCGGTCGCCGAGGCGCCGCTCCCGTACCCGCTGACCGCGTCGATCGGTGTCGCGACCTCCGCGACCCCCGACGCGGGGGCAGCGGTCGAGGGGCTCTGGCGTCTGGTGGACACCGCCGACATGGCGATGTACGAGGCCAAGCGTGGCGGCGGGAACCGGGTCGTGACCGCCGGGGAGCTCGACCTCGCGCCCTGACGCACCGGGGAGCCCCGGCGGCTCCTGACCCCTGACGCACCGCGGCCCCCGGCTCCGCGCGGGGCGGGGACGGGGGCCGCGGTCGGCGATGCCGTCGGTCAGGAGGCGTCGAGGATGTCGACGACGAAGACCAGGGTCGACCCCGCCGGGATGGAGCCCTGCGCGGTGTCCCCGTAGCCGAGCGACGGCGGGATGACCAGCAGGACCTGGCTCCCGACGGTCTGGCCGACGAGCCCCTCGTCCCAGCCCTTGATGACCTTGCCGGCGCCGATCTGCGTCGACAGGGGCGATCCCTTCCAGGACGTGTCGAACTCGGTGCCGTCCCAGAGCCAGCCGCTGTAGTTCACGGTGATCGTCTGGCCCGACTGGACGGCGACGCCGGTGCCCTTGATGAGCACCTGGCTCACCAGCGAGGTCGGGGCCGTCGTGGTCGGCTTCGTGAGGGTGGGTTCGCCGTTCGCGGCGAGCGTCACCTTCGGAAGGTCAGCAGGGGGCGTGACGGCCGTGCCCGAGGCGCGGGTCGGGATGACCTTGGCGCCGACGACCTCGATCGCCATGACCGTCGTCGTGCCGTCCGACCCGGGCACGGCGAGCAGGAACCTGACGCCGACCTTCTGGCCAGCGAGCACCTCGTTCATCGCGGGGACGAGGCCCGTGTCGCCGAGCTTGATGGTCTCCGGCACGGAGCCGTAGTTGGTGCCGGACTCGGTGCCGTCCTTGCCGCTGACCGCGACGTAGTTGATCTGGAGCGACTCGCCCTCGGTCAGGGCCGCACCGGTTCCCGGGGTCTCGATGCGCGCGACGGGCGCGGTGACGGTGAACGGCTGGGTGAAGGTCAGCGTGGGCTTGGCGCCGGCAGCGCCCTCGACCTTGACGGCCGCGAGGGCCGCCACGTCGGCGGCGGTCGCGGTGGCCGCTGCGGTCGGTGCCGTCGTCGCCGCGGTCGTTGCCGAGTCGGTCGGCGAAGTGCTGCCCGACCCCGAGCACGCAGCGAGCAGGAACAGGGGAGCGAGCAGAGCTGCGGCCATTCGTCGGCGCACGGGTCACGTCCTTCATCGTCGGCAGTCCGCCGTCACGTGGGTGCTCTCGAGTCATCGATCGCACGACGGACGGGCCTACGGTACGGGGTCACACTGTGTGCACGCTAAGAGAGGATCGCCTCGGCGTTGGCGGTGATCCAGTCCATGAGCGGGAGCAGGCGTGCGGTGAGCTCATGCCCGCGCTCCGTCAGGGCGTAGTCGACGCGGGGCGGGATCGTCGGCCGGGCGTCGCGCGAGACGAACCCGTCGGCCACGAGCACCCGGAGCGTCTGGGCGAGCATCTTCTCGCTGATGCCCTCCACGACCCGCCGGAGCTCGCCCCACCGCAGCGACTCCTCGGACAGGGCGACCAGGACCAGCACACCCCACTTGCTCGTGACGTGGTCGAGGACGATGCGGGACGGGCACTGCGCAGGCAGCACCCCGTCCGTGAGGAGTCGGGAGAGCGGGTGGCTGTCGGCCATCTCAGCAACTTACCTGAAAGTGGGTACTGCGTCTGAGGAAGTATTGGCGCCGCCGCACGGTTCTTCCGTCGTCAGCACCGTGCCACCGAACGGAAGGACCCCCATGTCAGTCGTCGTCACCGGAGCCACCGGGCACCTGGGCCGCCTGGTCGTCGAGAACCTGCTCTCCGGCGGGACGGCCCCGGGCGACGTGGTCGCGACCGGTCGCCGCGTCGACGCGCTCACCGACCTCGCCGCGCGCGGCGTCCAGGTGCGGCGCGCGGACTTCACCGAGCCGGCCTCCCTCGTCGCCGCGTTCGACGGGGCCGACGACGTCCTGCTCGTCTCGGGCAGCGAGGTCGGCCGCCGCGTCGAGCAGCACGCGAACGTCCTCGAGGCGATCCGGACGGTCGGCGCGCGACGCGTGGTGTACACGAGCGCGCCGAAGGCCGACACCTCGCCGCTCGTCCTCGCACCGGAGCACAAGGCCACCGAGGAGCTGATCCGCGCGTCGGGGCTCGCGTTCACGATCCTGCGCAACAACTGGTACACGGAGAACTACCTCGGCGACCTCGCCCAGGCGCGCGCCACCGGCGAGCTCGTCTCGAGCGTCGGCGACGGCAGGGTCGCGAGCGCGCCCCGCTCGGACTACGCGGCCGCCGCGGCGACCGTCCTGGCGACCGGCGGCCACGACGGCGCGGTGTACGAGCTCTCCGGCGACGTGGCGTGGGACTTCGACGACCTCGCGGCGGCCTTCGCGACGGTCATCGGCCGGCCGGTCGTGCACCGCAGGGTGACGCCGGAGGAGCGGCTCCAGGGCCTGCTCGCGGCGGGACTCGACGAGGGGACGGCGGGGTTCGTCGTCGCCCTCGAGGCGAACACGCGCGACGGGCTCCTCGCCGGCACGAGCGGTGAGCTCGGACGGCTCCTCGGACGCCCGACGGTGGGACTGGTCGAGGCGCTCACGGCTGCGGCCCGGGAGGCCTGAGCCACCTGCGGCTGTCCCGGACGGCGCGACCCGGCGAGGCGGACCCCTGCGAGACTGTGCGCATGGCGACCTCCTCCACGCCCCACAGCGGTGCGGCTCAGGCACCACCCGGACCGCCGCGTCGTCGGCCCAGCCGCGCCGAGCTGCGCCGGTGGCGGCAGTACCTCGCCGACGAGCAGGCCGAGGCGGCGGTGTACCGGGACCTCGCGGGGCGGCGGACCGGCGAGGAGCGGGAGATCCTGCTCGCGCTCGCGGACGCCGAGGGGCGGCACGAGGCCCACTGGCGTGAGCTGCTCGGCGAGGACGTCGGACGCCCGCGTCGCGGTGACATCCGGACGCTCGCGCTCGGCTTCCTCGCGCGGCGGTTCGGCTCGGTGTTCGTGCTGGCCCTCGCCCAGCAGGCGGAGTCGCGGTCGGCGTACGAGAAGGACGCCGACGCGACCCCGACGATGGCAGCCGACGAGCGCATCCACGAGGAGGTCGTCCGCAGCCTTGCCGCGCGGGGCCGGAGCCGGATCTCGGGCTCGTTCCGGGCAGCGGTGTTCGGGGCCAACGACGGGCTCGTCAGCAACCTGGCCCTCGTGCTCGGCATCGGCGCGAGCGGGGCCACGACGCGCGTGGTGCTGCTGACCGGGCTCGCGGGGCTGCTCGCCGGTGCGCTGTCGATGGGTGCAGGCGAGTACGTGTCGGTCCGCTCCCAGCGTGAGCTGCTCGAGGCCTCGGCTCCGAGCGTCCGGGCGAACGCCGCGGTCCCGTACCTGGACGTCGACGCGAACGAGCTTGAGCTGGTCTACCGTGCGCGCGGCATGTCCCCGGAGGAGGCGCGCGAGCGTGCCGCGCACGTCCTCCGGGCGGACTCCGGCGAGGAGGTCCACTCCGCGACGGACATCGACCACCACGAGGCGATCGGCACCGGGCTGGGTGCGGCGCTGTCGAGCTTCTGCTTCTTCGCGTCGGGCGCGGCCATCCCGGTGGTCCCCTACCTGGTCGGGCTCGCCGGTACCCCCGCGGTGCTGGTGTCCGCGGGGCTCGTCGGCATCGCCCTGCTCGGGACGGGTGCGGTGGTAGGGGTGCTCTCCGGGGCCTCGCCCCTCAGCCGCGCACTGCGTCAGCTCGCGATCGGCTACGGAGCCGCCGGCACCACCTACGTGCTCGGCCTGATCTTCGGCGCCACCACCAGCTGACCCCCTCGTCAAGTGGAGCGACCTGCCACCGACACGCGGGCGTGTCGTGGCAGGTCGCTCCACTTGACGGTCCCGGGGTGGTGGTCGAGGTGGCGGTCGGGGCGATGGCTGGGGGCGGGGCCAGGTCGACGGGTCAGGTCGGCAGGGTCGCGAGCAGGGTGCGGATGTCGGCGGTCAGCCGGTCGGTGGCTGCTGCGGCGGCCGGCGACGTCGCGGCGTACCCGAGGAACCCGTGGACGAGTCCGCGCTCCCGCCGTGCGTGCACCGGGACGCCGGCCTCGGCGAGCCGCGCGGCGTACGCCTCGCCCTCGTCCCGCAGGGGGTCATGCTCCGCGGTGATGGCGATCGCCGGGGGGAGGCCGGTGAGGTCGGGCTCCCGCAGCGGGCTCACGCGAGGATCCGCTCGCAGGCGAGGGTCCGGCACCCACTGCTCCGCGAACCAGAGGGCGTCGTCGGCGTCCAGACCCCAGCCGGTGGCCTTCTCCCGCACGCTGGGGAGCGAGAACGTGAGGTCGGTGTTCGGGTACACCAGCACCTGCGCGGCCGGCGCCCGGCCCGGGGCGTCGCGGAGCCGCAGGCAGACGAGGGCGGCAAGGTTGCCCCCGGAGCTGTCCCCGCCGACGACCACGACGTCCGTACCGGCGACCTCCTGACCCTGCTCGACGGCCCAGCGGGTCACCGCGACGGCGTCGTCCACCGCTGCCGGCCACGGCGCCTCGGGAGCGCGCCGGTGGTCGACGGCGAGGACGGCGACGCCCGCGTCGCGTGCGAGCGTGCGGCACAGCGCGTCGTGCGACGTCAGGTCGCCGATCGTCCAACCGCCGCCGTGGATGAAGACCAGCAGCGCCGCGGGTGACGGTGCCGGCCGGTACAGGCGCACCGCGACCGGAGGATCGGCCGGGACGACGAGGTCCGTCACCCGCCACAGTGCCGGGCCGGGTGGCCGGGCCGCCGATCGTCGCCGCGACCCGGCCCGCAGGGCCTCGACGCCGACCTGACGTGCGCTCGGCCCGGGATCTGCACGTACCCCACGGAGGATCTCGGCGATCACGGCGTCCGCCACGTCGAGATCGCCCGTCACCGGGGTGGGCGCGGCGGGGTCGTCGCCTTCGCGGGCCATGGCTACCTCCGCGGCGGGGCATCGGGCACGGCAGGGCGTCGTGCGCGGCACGGGAACGGGTCGACACACGGTACCTGCGCGTGACCAGGGGGCTCGAGGCCCACGGGCGCGACATGCAGCGACGCCGCCGTCCCCGATCTCGTGGTCGTCGTCGCGCGCGGGCGCCTAGGCTCTGCGGAGGTGCGAACCGAAGGAGCAGGGATGAGAGCCAAGGCAGCATTCGTCGTCGGAGCCGGGGTCGGGTACGTGCTCGGGACGCGTGCCGGACGGCCGCAGTACGAGCGGATCGTCCGGGCGTCCCGCGCGGTGTGGTCGCACCCCCTCGTGCACAAGCCGATCAGCGGCCTCGAGAGCAGGGCCGCCGAGCTCGCGCGGGAGCAGAGCGCCGCGATGATCGACCACCTGGCCGAGGCGGCGAAGAACCTGCTGCGGCAGGACGCCGCGTCGACGTCCCGCAGCACCGCGCGGACCGTGGAGGTGCCCGCCGACGGGCAGCGGCTAGCCTGAGCGGTCGTGCCCCGACTCCTCGCCGACACGACCCCGCTGCGGGTCAGCCCGGAGTTCCGGCGGCTGTGGTGGGGCCTCGGGCTGAGCAACCTCGGCTCCCAGCTCACGGTGGTCGCCGTCGGCCTCGAGGTCTACGACCTGAGCGGCTCGACGCTGTCGGTCGGCATCCTCGGGATCTGCGCGCTCGTGCCGCTCGTCGTCCTCGGGCTGTACGGCGGGTCGTTGGTCGACGCGCACGACCGGCGGCGGGTCGCGATCGTCTCCGCGACCGCGGCCTGGGTCGTGACGTGCCTGCTCGCGCTGCAGGCGTGGCGGCACGTCGGCTCGGTCCCCCTGCTGTACGCGCTGGTCGCGCTGCAGTCCGCCGCGTTCGCGGTGAACAACCCCGCGCGCTCGGCGATCGTCCCGCAGCTCCTGCCCGCGCGGCTGCTCCCGGCGGCGAACTCGCTCCAGACCATCGCGTGGAACCTCGCGGTCACGATCGGGCCGCTGCTCGGGGCGACGCTCGTGGCCGTCTGGGACTACTCGGTCGCGTACGCGCTCGACGCGGTCACGTTCGCGGCGGCCCTGTGGGCGCTCGTCCACCTGCCGCCGCAACGGGAGGACGGCTCCACGCATCGCGCCGGTCTCGCGTCCGTCCTCGAGGGCCTGCGGTTCCTGACGACGCGACCGAACGTGCGGATGACGTTCCTGGTCGACCTCGCCGCGATGGTGCTCGCGCAGCCCCGCGTGCTGTTCCCCGCCGTCGGTGCCGTGGTCATCGGCGGCGGTGCCCAGACGACCGGTGCGATGACCGCCGCGGCGGCGGTCGGTTCGCTGCTGGCCGGGGTGTTCTCCGGGCCGCTGGGGCGCGTGCACGCGCAGGGGCGGGCGATCGCGTGGGCCGTGGCCGGGTGGGGTGTGGCGATCAGTGCGTTCGGCGGCGTGCTCGTGATGGCCACCCGGGTGACCGGTCCGCGACCGTCGGTGCTGTGGCCGGCGCTCGCGGCCGCCGCGGTGTGCCTCGCCGTGGCCGGTGCGGCCGACGCGGTCAGTGCGGTGTTCCGCACGACGATCCTGCAGAGCGCCACGCCGGACGCGATGCGCGGGCGGCTGCAGGGGGTGTTCCTGGTGGTCGTGGCTGGCGGTCCCCGGCTGGGAGACCTGCTCGGCGGTGCCGGTGCGACGTGGTGGGGCGAGGGTGTCGCCGCGGTCGTCGGCGGAATCGCGTGCGTCGGTGCGGTCGCGGTGCTGATGCGTCGGCAGCCGCGGTTCCTGGCCTACGACGCACGTGACCCGCAGCCCTGAGGGTGGGGTGCGGGTCACGTGCGTCGTGCGGTCCCGGGGAGTCCGACGGTGGCACCCGGGGTGCGGGGATCCTGCCGGACGACCCGGCTAGATCACCAGGCTGAGCAGCATGATCGAGCCGAGCGCCGTCACCGACAGCACCGTCTCCATCAATGACCAGGTCTTGAAGGTCTGGCCGACGCTCATCTTGAAGTACTCCTTGACCATCCAGAACCCGGCGTCGTTCACGTGGCTGAGGAACACCGAGCCGGCGCCGACGGCGAGCACGAGCAGCGCCGTGTGCGTCGGGCTGAGACCCGCGGCGAGCGGGGCGACGATGCCGGACGCGGTGATCGTCGCGACCGTGGCGGACCCGGTCGCGAGCCGGATGAGCACCGCGACGAGCCAGCCGGCGATGAGGGGCGAGATCGACGTGTGCTGGAGCGAGCGGGCGACGACGTCGCCGACGCCGGAGTCGACGAGAGTCTGCTTGAACCCGCCACCGGCACCGACGATCAGCAGGATGCCGGCGATCGGGGCGAACGAGGAGTCGACGAGCGAGCTGACGGTCGAGCGGGTCCGGCCGAGCGCGGTGCCGAGTGCGACGAGCGCGACGAGCGTCGTGAGGAGCAGGGCCTCGAGTGGGGTCCCGACGAAGACGAGCGCCTTGCCCAGCGAGCTCTTCTGGTTCCCGGTCGCCGTGATGACGGTGCTCATGAGCATCAGCACGACCGGCAGGAGGACGACACCGAGGGCGACGGCGAACCGCGGACGGGGGGCGTTCTCGTCCTTCGGCGACTCGCCGAGGATCGACGTCGGAGGAGCGAGCTGGACCCACCGCGCCATCGGCTTGGCGAGCAGCGGGCCGGCGATCGCGACGGTGGGGATTGCGACGAGCAGGCCGAGACCGAGCGTCAGGCCCAGGTTCGCGCCGAGCGCGCTGATCGCGATCAGGGGTCCGGGGTGCGGCGGGATCAGGCCGTGCAGGGCCGAGAGCCCGGCGAGGGCGGGGATCCCGACGAGGATCATCGACACCTTGGCCCGACGCGCCACGAGCATGATGACGGGGATCAGCAGCACGAGCCCGATCTCGAAGAACAGCGGGATCGCGACGACGAACGCGATCAGGGCCATCGCCCACGGGAGCCGGTTCGCGGACGTCCGCTTGAGGATCGTGTCGACGATCTCGTCGGCGCCGCCGCTGTCGATCAGCATCTTGCCGATGATCGCGCCGAGCGCGATCAGGATGCCGACGCTGCCGACCGTCGCGCCGAGGCCGTTCGCGAAGCTCGTGAAGGCACTCGTGTAGGGGATGCCGGCGACGACCGCGAGGAGAGCGGCCCCGATCGTGAGGGACAGGAACGGGTGCAGCTTGAGCCAGACGATCAGGAGGACGATCGCGGCGATCCCGACGAGGGCGGCGACGACGAGCTGGGTGTCACCGGCGTTCGTCGGTCGTGCGGCAGCGGCGACGGCTGTCGTCGCCACGGAGTGGAGAAAGGGCAGGGTGGGCATCATTGCTCCTGTCGAGGTGGGCGGTGTGGTGCTGGTTCGGTCATGGCGCCGAGGTCGTGGAGGGGTCGGCGGCCAGGCCCAGAGCGGCGAGGGCGGCTTCGGCGACGACATCGGGTGAACCCTCGGCGTCGACCGTGACCCCGTCCTCGGTCGAGAGCAGGGGCTGCAGGGTCTCGAACTGGGACGGGAGCAGCGAGACGGGCATGAAGTGACCGCTGCGGTGCCCGAGGCGGTCGCCGATGACGGCGGCGGGCGCGGCCAGGTGGACGAACCGCACGCGCCCGGTGGCGCCGCGCAGGACGTCGCGGTAGGCGCGCTTGAGCGCAGAGCAGGTCACGACCGTGGAGCGTCCGGCCTCCGCCTGGCTCGTGAGCCAGTCCCGCATCGCCTCGAGCCATGGCCAGCGGTCGTCGTCGGTCAGCGGAATGCCGGCGCTCATCTTGTCGATGTTCGCCTGCGGGTGGAACTCGTCCGCCTCGGCGAACGTCCAGCCGAGGCGCGCCGCGAGCAGCGTGGCGACCGTCGTCTTCCCCGATCCGGCAACGCCCATCACGACGAGGTGCTGCGGTTCTCGATCCACGGTGTCCTCCTCGACATCGCCCGCCCCGGTGGGTACCGGTCGCGTTCACCACGAAAGGTGTCACCTTTCAGTGGTTCGCCGGAAAAGGTAGCACCTTTCGGTCGAGGGCGAAACCTCCGCCCCCGGACGTGCGTCCGGGTCCCGTCCTGACCTGGGATGAGACGATGTCGGCACCCGCGCGAGGCACACACGTGCCGCACACGAGCGGCAGACGAGCGGCACGAACTCGGGAAGGTCAGGGCAGAGGAGCGATGGTGACCGTCCTGCACAGCTCGGTGCTCGAGACCCTCGGCCAGGAGATCGTCGCGGGAGAGCTGCCCGCAGGTGCCGTCATGACCCTCGAACAGCTTCAGGCACGGTTCCAGGTCTCCCGGACGGTCATGCGCGAGTGCATGCGCATCCTGGAGTCGATGAACCTCGTGGAGTCGCGCCGTCGCGTCGGAGTCGTCGTGCGACCGTCGGCCGAGTGGACCGTCCTCGACTCACGCGTGATCCGCTGGCGGCTCGACGGGCCGGGCCGCGGCGCACAGCTCCGAGACCTGACGGAGCTGCGCATCGCGATCGAACCTGCTGCGGCGGCCGGTGCGGCACGTCGGGCGATGGCGGAGCAGCGCGACGAGCTGGTCGAGCTGGCCGGTCGGCTCCGCGCGCTCGGTGAGGCGGGGATGCTCGCGGAGTTCCTCGAGGTCGACATCGCGTTCCACAGCCTGCTGCTCCGCGCGAGCGGCAACAGCATGTTCGGTGCGCTCGAGGACTTCGTCGCCGAGGTCCTCGCCGGGCGCACGCACCACGGCCTCATGCCGGCCCACCCGGTCCCCGCGGCTCTCGACGCGCACGAGGGCGTCGCCCACGCGGTGCACGCCCACGACCCGGCCGGGGCAGAACGATGGATGCGCGAGCTCGTCACCGAGGTGCGGGAAGCGATCGCCGACACCGCGGGCGACGCGGCCACCGACTGAGCGGCCCCTCGCACGGCGGTGTGAGGCGGTCCGCCCGGATCGCGGCAGTTCCAGATGGTTCAGCGGCGTCGAGTGCCGTCGTTGTATGGGTCTGGAGCGCCGGCGGGCATGCGGTCAGCCAACGGCACCCCGACTGCCTCTCGACGACGTGCCAGCATGCGGTCAAGAGTGTCGGCTGCTTCAGGAGTGACCGGGTTGGTGTTGCCGTCCATCCCGACCAGCCACACCACACCTCGACCGGATCCTGGATGCATCTGGCCCCGTGCCGGGTCGTCATGAACCAAGGCCACGG
It encodes:
- a CDS encoding diguanylate cyclase codes for the protein MTGERGGRPSWSRTLAPGDRAAPLSSVVPARALGFILLAGAALGALNLGVDGVLRPGVGRIVYGTMMALLVVMGIYFLRLPRLSYRAVALLIAYGNAVYVVVALTTLNAHLYAGPLMLLLALTAGASFLEARGFVVQLLVVPPICWVGLSNSELNGRALMIQVVVQSGVLILAALLVYGLRMRSERLLHETELMSTTDPLTGLSNRRAVEIEAERLWREVDEERVLLAAFVLDLDSFKVLNDSHGHAAGDEALRLVSRAIRDSAGSDAVVARIGGEEILVLRPVASVAEVLLRGEQLRCAVAEAPLPYPLTASIGVATSATPDAGAAVEGLWRLVDTADMAMYEAKRGGGNRVVTAGELDLAP
- a CDS encoding FKBP-type peptidyl-prolyl cis-trans isomerase, with the translated sequence MRRRMAAALLAPLFLLAACSGSGSTSPTDSATTAATTAPTAAATATAADVAALAAVKVEGAAGAKPTLTFTQPFTVTAPVARIETPGTGAALTEGESLQINYVAVSGKDGTESGTNYGSVPETIKLGDTGLVPAMNEVLAGQKVGVRFLLAVPGSDGTTTVMAIEVVGAKVIPTRASGTAVTPPADLPKVTLAANGEPTLTKPTTTAPTSLVSQVLIKGTGVAVQSGQTITVNYSGWLWDGTEFDTSWKGSPLSTQIGAGKVIKGWDEGLVGQTVGSQVLLVIPPSLGYGDTAQGSIPAGSTLVFVVDILDAS
- a CDS encoding helix-turn-helix domain-containing protein; amino-acid sequence: MADSHPLSRLLTDGVLPAQCPSRIVLDHVTSKWGVLVLVALSEESLRWGELRRVVEGISEKMLAQTLRVLVADGFVSRDARPTIPPRVDYALTERGHELTARLLPLMDWITANAEAILS
- a CDS encoding SDR family oxidoreductase, producing MSVVVTGATGHLGRLVVENLLSGGTAPGDVVATGRRVDALTDLAARGVQVRRADFTEPASLVAAFDGADDVLLVSGSEVGRRVEQHANVLEAIRTVGARRVVYTSAPKADTSPLVLAPEHKATEELIRASGLAFTILRNNWYTENYLGDLAQARATGELVSSVGDGRVASAPRSDYAAAAATVLATGGHDGAVYELSGDVAWDFDDLAAAFATVIGRPVVHRRVTPEERLQGLLAAGLDEGTAGFVVALEANTRDGLLAGTSGELGRLLGRPTVGLVEALTAAAREA
- a CDS encoding VIT1/CCC1 family protein, which encodes MATSSTPHSGAAQAPPGPPRRRPSRAELRRWRQYLADEQAEAAVYRDLAGRRTGEEREILLALADAEGRHEAHWRELLGEDVGRPRRGDIRTLALGFLARRFGSVFVLALAQQAESRSAYEKDADATPTMAADERIHEEVVRSLAARGRSRISGSFRAAVFGANDGLVSNLALVLGIGASGATTRVVLLTGLAGLLAGALSMGAGEYVSVRSQRELLEASAPSVRANAAVPYLDVDANELELVYRARGMSPEEARERAAHVLRADSGEEVHSATDIDHHEAIGTGLGAALSSFCFFASGAAIPVVPYLVGLAGTPAVLVSAGLVGIALLGTGAVVGVLSGASPLSRALRQLAIGYGAAGTTYVLGLIFGATTS
- a CDS encoding alpha/beta hydrolase, producing MAREGDDPAAPTPVTGDLDVADAVIAEILRGVRADPGPSARQVGVEALRAGSRRRSAARPPGPALWRVTDLVVPADPPVAVRLYRPAPSPAALLVFIHGGGWTIGDLTSHDALCRTLARDAGVAVLAVDHRRAPEAPWPAAVDDAVAVTRWAVEQGQEVAGTDVVVVGGDSSGGNLAALVCLRLRDAPGRAPAAQVLVYPNTDLTFSLPSVREKATGWGLDADDALWFAEQWVPDPRLRADPRVSPLREPDLTGLPPAIAITAEHDPLRDEGEAYAARLAEAGVPVHARRERGLVHGFLGYAATSPAAAAATDRLTADIRTLLATLPT
- a CDS encoding YtxH domain-containing protein; translated protein: MRAKAAFVVGAGVGYVLGTRAGRPQYERIVRASRAVWSHPLVHKPISGLESRAAELAREQSAAMIDHLAEAAKNLLRQDAASTSRSTARTVEVPADGQRLA
- a CDS encoding MFS transporter, encoding MPRLLADTTPLRVSPEFRRLWWGLGLSNLGSQLTVVAVGLEVYDLSGSTLSVGILGICALVPLVVLGLYGGSLVDAHDRRRVAIVSATAAWVVTCLLALQAWRHVGSVPLLYALVALQSAAFAVNNPARSAIVPQLLPARLLPAANSLQTIAWNLAVTIGPLLGATLVAVWDYSVAYALDAVTFAAALWALVHLPPQREDGSTHRAGLASVLEGLRFLTTRPNVRMTFLVDLAAMVLAQPRVLFPAVGAVVIGGGAQTTGAMTAAAAVGSLLAGVFSGPLGRVHAQGRAIAWAVAGWGVAISAFGGVLVMATRVTGPRPSVLWPALAAAAVCLAVAGAADAVSAVFRTTILQSATPDAMRGRLQGVFLVVVAGGPRLGDLLGGAGATWWGEGVAAVVGGIACVGAVAVLMRRQPRFLAYDARDPQP
- a CDS encoding GntP family permease; amino-acid sequence: MMPTLPFLHSVATTAVAAAARPTNAGDTQLVVAALVGIAAIVLLIVWLKLHPFLSLTIGAALLAVVAGIPYTSAFTSFANGLGATVGSVGILIALGAIIGKMLIDSGGADEIVDTILKRTSANRLPWAMALIAFVVAIPLFFEIGLVLLIPVIMLVARRAKVSMILVGIPALAGLSALHGLIPPHPGPLIAISALGANLGLTLGLGLLVAIPTVAIAGPLLAKPMARWVQLAPPTSILGESPKDENAPRPRFAVALGVVLLPVVLMLMSTVITATGNQKSSLGKALVFVGTPLEALLLTTLVALVALGTALGRTRSTVSSLVDSSFAPIAGILLIVGAGGGFKQTLVDSGVGDVVARSLQHTSISPLIAGWLVAVLIRLATGSATVATITASGIVAPLAAGLSPTHTALLVLAVGAGSVFLSHVNDAGFWMVKEYFKMSVGQTFKTWSLMETVLSVTALGSIMLLSLVI
- a CDS encoding gluconokinase, with amino-acid sequence MDREPQHLVVMGVAGSGKTTVATLLAARLGWTFAEADEFHPQANIDKMSAGIPLTDDDRWPWLEAMRDWLTSQAEAGRSTVVTCSALKRAYRDVLRGATGRVRFVHLAAPAAVIGDRLGHRSGHFMPVSLLPSQFETLQPLLSTEDGVTVDAEGSPDVVAEAALAALGLAADPSTTSAP
- a CDS encoding FadR/GntR family transcriptional regulator translates to MVTVLHSSVLETLGQEIVAGELPAGAVMTLEQLQARFQVSRTVMRECMRILESMNLVESRRRVGVVVRPSAEWTVLDSRVIRWRLDGPGRGAQLRDLTELRIAIEPAAAAGAARRAMAEQRDELVELAGRLRALGEAGMLAEFLEVDIAFHSLLLRASGNSMFGALEDFVAEVLAGRTHHGLMPAHPVPAALDAHEGVAHAVHAHDPAGAERWMRELVTEVREAIADTAGDAATD